Within Desulfobacter sp., the genomic segment AGATCCTGCCATATGGGCCATCACCCCCAACGGCATCCGCCTTGGACTCAGGCTGTGCCGCAGAATGGAAGGCGCCTCTGTTTTCGTTCCTGACAGGGAAATAGACAACCCCTCCCTGGACGGACATGCCGGCGTTCATTTTTTTCCCAGCCTCAGGCCGACCCTTAAAGCGGAATTTAACAGGTTCAGCGCCCATATTTTTATCTTTTCCACCGGGATTGCCGTAAGGATGATCGCACCGCTTTTGGATTCCAAGCTGAGGGATCCGGCTGTGGTCGTCCTGGATGAAAAAGGGCTGCACGCCATCAGCCTGGTCTCCGGCCACCTTGGCGGGGCAAATGCACTGGCCCGCCGCGTTGCAGACCTTATTAATGCGGTCCCTGTGATTACCACGGCAACAGACCTCAATAAACTGCCCTCCATTGACATGATCGCCAAGGAGGCCGGACTCACTATTGAAACCCCCGGTGCCATCAAATTTGCCAATATGAAACTATTGAAGGGGGAACCCGTATCCATTGTTGACCCCCTTAAACTCATCACCCCGCAAATACCGGCGCACCTTATCACGACCAAAACCCAAAAGGTTCCCGACATTATCTGCACCTGGGTCACCATGAAAGTTCCACGTGAAACATTGGTCCTCAGGCCTAAAAACCTGGTTATCGGAATGGGCTGCAATAGAAACACCCCCATGGCAGATATGCTTGAGTTCCTTACCGCCACCTTCAAGAATGAGAACCTGAGCATGACATCCATCTCTGCGCTGGCCACCACATCGGTGAAGGCGGATGAAGAAGGGATGCTGGCCCTGGCAGAAGAACTGGATATCCCCATCCGGTTCTATGATAAAGACCAGTTAAACAGTGTGGAAACCATTGTAAACCCGTCAAAAATGGCGGAAAAATAT encodes:
- a CDS encoding cobalt-precorrin 5A hydrolase; its protein translation is MASDPAIWAITPNGIRLGLRLCRRMEGASVFVPDREIDNPSLDGHAGVHFFPSLRPTLKAEFNRFSAHIFIFSTGIAVRMIAPLLDSKLRDPAVVVLDEKGLHAISLVSGHLGGANALARRVADLINAVPVITTATDLNKLPSIDMIAKEAGLTIETPGAIKFANMKLLKGEPVSIVDPLKLITPQIPAHLITTKTQKVPDIICTWVTMKVPRETLVLRPKNLVIGMGCNRNTPMADMLEFLTATFKNENLSMTSISALATTSVKADEEGMLALAEELDIPIRFYDKDQLNSVETIVNPSKMAEKYLGVKSVCEAAAILGANRGRLILPKKKTRDVTLAAALAE